From Streptomyces sp. NBC_00683, one genomic window encodes:
- a CDS encoding electron transfer flavoprotein subunit alpha/FixB family protein, producing the protein MAEVLVYVDHVDGAVRKPTLELLTLARRIGEPVAVALGNGAADTAGVLAEHGAVKVLTADAPEFADYLVVPKVDALQAAYDAVSPAAVLLPSSAETKEIAARLAVRIGSGIITDAVDLESGDSGPVATQSAFAASYTTKSRVSKGTPVITVKPNSAPVEPAAGAGTVEALTVSFSATATGTKVLSRTPRESTGRPELTEAAIVVSGGRGVNGAENFAIIEALADSLGAAVGASRAAVDAGWYPHTNQVGQTGKSVSPQLYIASGISGAIQHRAGMQTSKTIIAINKDAEAPIFDLVDYGVVGDLFNVVPQLTDEVKTRKG; encoded by the coding sequence ATGGCTGAAGTTCTCGTCTATGTCGACCACGTGGACGGTGCCGTCCGCAAGCCCACCCTGGAGCTGCTGACGCTCGCCCGCCGTATCGGTGAGCCCGTCGCCGTCGCGCTGGGCAACGGTGCCGCGGACACCGCCGGTGTGCTCGCCGAGCACGGTGCGGTCAAGGTCCTGACCGCCGACGCGCCGGAGTTCGCCGACTACCTCGTCGTTCCGAAGGTGGACGCGCTGCAGGCCGCCTACGACGCGGTCTCCCCGGCCGCCGTGCTGCTGCCCTCCTCCGCGGAGACCAAGGAGATCGCGGCCCGCCTCGCGGTCCGTATCGGTTCCGGCATCATCACCGACGCCGTCGATCTGGAGTCCGGCGACTCCGGTCCGGTCGCCACCCAGTCCGCGTTCGCCGCCTCGTACACCACCAAGTCCCGTGTCTCCAAGGGCACCCCGGTCATCACGGTCAAGCCGAACTCGGCCCCCGTCGAGCCGGCCGCCGGTGCGGGCACCGTCGAGGCGCTCACCGTCTCCTTCTCCGCGACGGCCACCGGCACCAAGGTCCTCTCCCGCACCCCGCGCGAGTCGACCGGCCGCCCGGAGCTGACCGAGGCCGCGATCGTCGTCTCCGGCGGCCGTGGCGTCAACGGCGCCGAGAACTTCGCGATCATCGAGGCGCTCGCCGACTCCCTCGGTGCGGCCGTCGGTGCCTCCCGCGCCGCGGTCGACGCCGGCTGGTACCCGCACACCAACCAGGTCGGCCAGACCGGCAAGTCCGTCTCCCCGCAGCTCTACATCGCCTCGGGCATCTCCGGCGCGATCCAGCACCGGGCCGGCATGCAGACCTCGAAGACCATCATCGCGATCAACAAGGACGCCGAAGCCCCGATCTTCGACCTCGTCGACTACGGCGTCGTCGGCGACCTCTTCAACGTCGTCCCCCAGCTCACCGACGAGGTCAAGACCCGCAAGGGCTGA
- a CDS encoding DUF6986 family protein — MGQQEKVATSLAGAVGEEISASLAAVDAELARRYPGDPGTRQPVHTVYVPADTFTAGTIRSWGDQALKALDEHAPDAAALAGVLGIPQELAGPVHDRVRAKLEREPVEDLRIDFEDGYGPRPDPEEDEAAARVARLVSEAYRDGTAAPYMGIRMKCMEAGVRDRGIRTTDIFLTGLMRAGGLPDGLVLTLPKVTYPEQVTAFVRLLEAFEQAHGLPAGRLGFEIQIETSQSILAADGTAAVARMIDAARGRATGLHYGTFDYSACVGVSPAYQASDHPAADHAKAVMQVAAAGTGVRVCDGSTNVLPVGPAHQVHEAWRLHYGLTRRALARAYYQGWDMHPGHLPTRYAAVYAFYREGLEQAASRLAAYVAKAGGDVMDEPATAKALSGYLLRGIDCGALDTAEVARLTGLTRADLDAFASPRRGGLTVTTP; from the coding sequence ATGGGCCAGCAGGAGAAGGTGGCAACGAGCCTCGCCGGTGCGGTGGGCGAGGAGATCAGCGCCTCCCTCGCGGCGGTGGACGCCGAACTCGCCCGCCGCTACCCGGGGGACCCGGGCACGCGCCAGCCGGTCCACACCGTGTACGTCCCCGCCGACACGTTCACCGCCGGCACCATCCGTTCCTGGGGCGACCAGGCGCTGAAGGCCCTCGACGAACACGCTCCCGACGCCGCCGCGCTCGCCGGAGTCCTGGGCATCCCGCAGGAGCTCGCCGGGCCCGTCCACGACCGCGTACGCGCCAAGCTGGAGCGCGAGCCCGTGGAGGACCTGCGCATCGACTTCGAGGACGGCTACGGGCCCCGCCCGGACCCGGAGGAGGACGAGGCCGCCGCCCGCGTGGCCCGGCTGGTGTCCGAGGCGTACAGGGACGGGACCGCCGCCCCGTACATGGGCATCCGCATGAAGTGCATGGAAGCCGGGGTGCGCGACCGCGGCATCCGCACGACGGACATCTTCCTCACCGGCCTGATGCGAGCCGGAGGCCTCCCCGACGGGCTCGTACTGACGCTGCCCAAGGTGACGTACCCCGAACAGGTCACCGCCTTCGTCCGACTTCTCGAGGCCTTCGAGCAGGCTCACGGGCTGCCCGCGGGCCGCCTCGGGTTCGAGATCCAGATCGAGACGAGCCAGTCCATCCTCGCCGCGGACGGCACCGCGGCCGTGGCCCGCATGATCGACGCCGCTCGGGGCCGTGCGACCGGCCTGCACTACGGCACCTTCGACTACAGCGCCTGCGTCGGGGTCAGCCCCGCCTACCAGGCCAGCGACCACCCGGCCGCCGATCACGCCAAGGCTGTCATGCAGGTGGCCGCCGCGGGCACCGGCGTGCGCGTGTGCGACGGGTCCACCAATGTGCTCCCCGTCGGCCCCGCCCACCAGGTCCACGAGGCCTGGCGCCTCCACTACGGCCTCACCCGCCGCGCTCTGGCCCGCGCCTACTACCAGGGCTGGGACATGCACCCGGGGCACCTGCCGACCCGTTACGCGGCCGTCTACGCCTTCTACCGGGAGGGCCTCGAGCAGGCCGCCTCCCGCCTCGCCGCGTATGTCGCCAAGGCGGGCGGCGACGTCATGGACGAGCCGGCCACCGCGAAGGCACTCAGCGGCTATCTGCTGCGCGGCATCGACTGCGGCGCCCTGGACACCGCGGAGGTGGCCCGGCTCACCGGCCTCACCCGCGCGGACCTGGACGCCTTCGCCTCGCCCCGGCGCGGGGGGCTGACGGTGACGACGCCGTAG
- a CDS encoding dienelactone hydrolase family protein, producing the protein MTTITTRTVEYQADGLTMIGHLALPAGVDRRPAVLLGPEGMGLSDVERRRADALAELGYVALAFDLHGGRYLGDPEEMLARCMPLLSDPDRMRGIGHAALDVLRTEPRTDPDRIAAVGYGTGGAVALELGRGGVNLRAIGTVNALTTGRPGEAARIRCPVWAGVGSEDPIMPPAQRNAFTAEMQAAGVDWRLTVYGGALHAFHHPPVDHPTVPGVGHHPQHAQRAWRDVVDLLAECLLQLR; encoded by the coding sequence ATGACGACGATTACGACGCGTACGGTCGAGTACCAGGCGGACGGTTTGACGATGATCGGGCACCTCGCGCTCCCGGCCGGTGTCGACCGCCGGCCTGCGGTGCTGCTCGGACCGGAGGGCATGGGGCTCAGCGACGTCGAGCGCCGTCGGGCCGATGCTCTCGCCGAGCTGGGATATGTGGCGCTGGCCTTCGACCTTCACGGCGGGCGCTATCTGGGCGACCCCGAGGAGATGCTGGCCCGTTGCATGCCGCTGCTCTCTGATCCCGACCGGATGCGGGGCATCGGTCATGCGGCGCTCGACGTGTTGCGTACCGAACCGCGGACCGACCCCGACCGAATCGCCGCCGTCGGCTACGGCACCGGGGGCGCCGTCGCGCTGGAACTCGGGCGCGGCGGCGTCAACCTGCGCGCGATCGGGACAGTCAACGCACTCACCACTGGCCGACCGGGCGAGGCGGCGCGCATTCGCTGCCCGGTGTGGGCCGGGGTCGGGTCGGAAGACCCGATCATGCCGCCCGCCCAACGGAACGCGTTCACCGCTGAGATGCAGGCCGCGGGCGTCGACTGGCGCCTCACGGTCTACGGTGGCGCCTTGCACGCCTTCCACCACCCGCCGGTCGACCACCCCACGGTCCCCGGCGTCGGCCACCACCCACAGCACGCGCAGCGAGCCTGGCGCGACGTCGTCGACCTGCTCGCCGAGTGCCTGCTCCAACTTCGATGA
- a CDS encoding LacI family DNA-binding transcriptional regulator: protein MAETTRHSESRYGNRPTMKDVAARAGVGLKTVSRVVNSEPGVTPDTERRVQEAIEALGFRRNDSARVLRKGRTASIGLVLEDLADPFYGPLSRAVEEVARAHGALLINGSSAEDPEREQELVLALCARRVDGLIVIPAGDDHRYLEPEIQAGIATVFVDRPAGRVDADMVLSDSFGGAREGVDHLLAHGHRRIGFIGDQPRIHTATERLRGYHAAMTDAGITVEDSWVSLGSTDPERVGAAARAMLSGPEPVTALFAGNNRVTVTAVRVLAEYERRIALVGFDDIELADLLGITVISQDAAAVGRTAAEHLFRRLDGADHPPVRVELPTRLIPRGSGELPPA from the coding sequence GTGGCCGAGACCACCCGTCATTCCGAGTCCCGCTACGGCAACCGGCCCACGATGAAGGATGTGGCGGCCCGTGCCGGAGTGGGCCTCAAGACGGTATCCCGGGTGGTGAACAGCGAACCCGGCGTCACCCCGGACACGGAGCGCCGCGTCCAGGAGGCGATCGAAGCCCTCGGCTTCCGGCGCAACGACAGTGCGCGTGTACTGCGCAAGGGCCGCACGGCCTCCATCGGGCTCGTCCTGGAGGATCTCGCCGACCCGTTCTACGGCCCGCTGAGCCGCGCGGTGGAGGAAGTGGCGCGCGCCCACGGTGCGCTGCTGATCAACGGCTCCAGCGCCGAGGACCCGGAGCGCGAGCAGGAGCTCGTGCTCGCCCTCTGCGCCCGCCGCGTCGACGGCCTCATCGTGATTCCGGCAGGGGACGACCACCGCTACCTGGAGCCCGAGATACAGGCGGGTATCGCCACCGTGTTCGTGGACCGCCCGGCTGGCCGGGTCGACGCCGACATGGTCCTCTCGGACAGCTTCGGCGGCGCACGCGAAGGCGTCGACCATCTGCTCGCGCACGGCCACCGCAGGATCGGCTTCATCGGCGACCAGCCGCGCATCCACACCGCGACGGAACGTCTGCGCGGTTACCACGCGGCCATGACCGACGCCGGGATCACGGTCGAGGACTCCTGGGTCTCCCTCGGATCCACCGATCCGGAGCGGGTCGGGGCAGCCGCCCGGGCCATGCTCTCGGGTCCCGAGCCGGTCACCGCCCTCTTCGCGGGCAACAACCGTGTGACGGTCACCGCCGTGCGCGTCCTCGCGGAGTACGAACGCCGGATCGCCCTGGTCGGCTTCGACGACATCGAGCTGGCCGACCTGCTCGGCATCACGGTGATCTCCCAGGACGCCGCGGCGGTCGGCCGCACCGCCGCGGAGCACCTCTTCCGCCGCCTCGACGGAGCCGACCACCCTCCGGTGAGGGTGGAGCTCCCGACGAGGCTCATCCCCCGCGGCTCGGGCGAGCTGCCGCCCGCCTGA
- a CDS encoding ROK family protein, with translation MHTDLVAALDIGGTKIAGALVDGGGTLLLRAQRPTPAREDAETVMGAVSEVLAELTASTLWNRVSAVGIGSAGPVDASNGTVSPVNVPGWRGFPLVERVSEATGGLAVALVGDGVAMTAAEHWLGAARGYDNALCMVVSTGVGGGLVLGGKLHPGPSGNAGHIGHISVDLDGDLCPCGARGCVERLASGPNIARRALENGWLPGPDGDATAAAVAAAARAGDPVAVASYERAAQALAAGIAATATLAEIDIAVIGGGVAGAGEVLFAPLRRYLRDYATLSFVQQLTVAPAVMGTDAGLVGAAAAASAVRPGGVNGVRAVAAQ, from the coding sequence ATGCATACCGACCTCGTCGCAGCGCTCGACATCGGCGGCACCAAGATCGCCGGCGCGTTGGTGGACGGCGGCGGAACCCTTCTCCTGCGGGCGCAGCGGCCGACACCCGCACGTGAGGACGCCGAGACGGTCATGGGGGCGGTGAGCGAGGTCCTCGCCGAGCTCACGGCCTCCACGCTGTGGAACAGGGTGAGCGCGGTCGGCATCGGCAGCGCAGGGCCGGTCGACGCGTCGAACGGCACGGTCAGCCCCGTCAACGTCCCGGGCTGGCGGGGCTTCCCGCTGGTGGAGCGGGTCAGTGAGGCGACGGGTGGACTCGCCGTCGCGCTGGTCGGCGACGGCGTCGCGATGACGGCGGCCGAGCACTGGCTGGGCGCGGCCCGCGGCTACGACAACGCGCTCTGCATGGTCGTCTCCACGGGCGTCGGCGGTGGCCTCGTGCTCGGCGGCAAACTGCACCCGGGTCCCTCGGGCAACGCCGGACACATCGGTCACATCAGCGTCGACCTGGACGGCGATCTCTGCCCGTGCGGTGCGCGCGGCTGTGTCGAACGCCTCGCCAGCGGTCCGAACATCGCGCGCCGCGCCCTGGAGAACGGCTGGCTCCCCGGCCCGGACGGCGACGCCACGGCAGCCGCGGTGGCAGCCGCCGCGCGGGCCGGCGACCCTGTCGCCGTCGCCTCGTACGAGCGGGCCGCCCAGGCGCTGGCCGCCGGAATCGCCGCCACCGCCACGCTGGCCGAGATCGACATCGCGGTGATCGGCGGGGGAGTGGCCGGCGCGGGTGAGGTGCTCTTCGCCCCGCTGCGCCGGTACCTGCGCGACTACGCCACCCTGTCCTTCGTCCAGCAGCTGACGGTCGCCCCCGCGGTGATGGGCACCGACGCGGGACTGGTGGGCGCGGCAGCCGCCGCATCGGCGGTCCGCCCCGGCGGGGTGAACGGGGTACGGGCCGTCGCCGCCCAGTAG
- a CDS encoding NUDIX hydrolase codes for MIVWINGAFSAGKTSAACELIDLIPNSTFYDPELIGGGLRHLLPQKKLAEVTDFQDLAIWRRLVVDTAAALLGELSGVLVVPMTLLRQEYRDEIFGGLAARRIPVRHVLLSPEETILRRRIADREEFADDPEHSERIRQWAYEHIEPYRAALEWITADAHTIDTSALTPYETAERIAEAVRTGDARECEIVQTPEPRAETVASGVLLFDEQDRFLLVDPTYKPGWEFPGGVVEAGEAPAEAGIREVAEELGLRLGTVPKLLLVDWEAPRPPGYGGLRFLFDGGRLSGEDAAQLLLPGSELRGWRFVTEEEAAVMLPPTRFERLRWALRARERSTVLNLEAGVPVG; via the coding sequence GTGATCGTCTGGATCAACGGTGCGTTCAGTGCGGGCAAAACGAGCGCCGCGTGCGAACTGATCGATCTGATCCCGAACAGCACCTTCTACGACCCCGAACTGATCGGCGGGGGACTGCGCCACCTGCTGCCCCAGAAGAAGCTCGCCGAAGTGACCGATTTCCAGGACCTGGCGATCTGGCGCCGGCTGGTGGTCGACACGGCCGCCGCTCTGCTCGGCGAGCTGTCCGGGGTGCTCGTGGTGCCCATGACGCTGCTGAGGCAGGAGTACCGCGACGAGATCTTCGGCGGACTCGCCGCGCGGCGCATTCCGGTGCGTCATGTACTGCTCTCACCTGAGGAAACGATCCTGCGGAGACGGATCGCCGACCGGGAGGAATTCGCGGACGATCCCGAGCACAGCGAGCGGATCCGGCAGTGGGCCTACGAGCACATCGAGCCCTACCGGGCGGCGCTCGAGTGGATCACCGCGGACGCCCACACGATCGACACCAGCGCCCTCACCCCCTACGAGACGGCCGAGCGGATAGCCGAGGCCGTACGCACCGGGGATGCCCGTGAGTGCGAGATCGTGCAGACACCCGAGCCGCGTGCGGAAACCGTCGCCTCCGGGGTCCTGCTCTTCGACGAGCAGGACCGCTTCCTGCTCGTCGACCCGACCTACAAGCCGGGCTGGGAGTTCCCCGGCGGGGTGGTGGAGGCGGGCGAGGCTCCGGCGGAAGCCGGGATACGGGAAGTCGCCGAGGAGCTCGGGCTCCGCCTCGGCACCGTACCGAAGCTCCTGTTGGTGGACTGGGAGGCGCCCAGACCGCCTGGATACGGAGGACTGCGCTTCCTGTTCGACGGCGGGCGCCTGAGCGGTGAGGACGCCGCACAGCTCCTGCTGCCCGGTTCGGAGCTGCGCGGCTGGCGCTTCGTCACCGAGGAGGAAGCGGCCGTCATGCTCCCGCCCACCCGCTTCGAGCGGCTGCGCTGGGCGCTGAGGGCCCGCGAACGGTCCACCGTGCTCAACCTGGAGGCCGGTGTGCCGGTGGGCTGA
- a CDS encoding dipeptidase, whose protein sequence is MTARPISETVASLMPRAKAELTELVAFRSVADPAQFPKSECDAAADWVADALRAEDFQDVALLDTPDGTRSVYGFLPGPAGAPTVLLYAHYDVQPPLDESAWISPPFELTERDGRWFGRGAADCKGGFIMHLLALRALKANGGVPVSVKVIAEGSEEQGTGGLEQYAEAHPELLAADTIVIGDTGNFRVGLPTVTSTLRGMTMLRVQLDTLEGNLHSGQFGGAAPDALAAMIQLLASLRAEDGTTTVDGLTSDAEWDGLQYSEGEFRKDAKVLDGVELIGTGSVADRIWARPAVTVIGIDCPPVVGATPSLQASARAQVSLRVPPGQDAAEATKLLTAHLESHAPWGARVSVELVGQGQAFRADITSPAYTSMAEAMRVAYPGEEMQSSGMGGSIPLCNTLAGLYPEAEILLIGLSEPEAQIHAVNESVSPQELERLSVAEALFLHNYAESKKA, encoded by the coding sequence ATGACCGCCCGTCCGATTTCCGAGACCGTTGCCTCGCTGATGCCCCGCGCGAAGGCGGAGCTGACCGAGCTGGTGGCTTTCCGGTCGGTGGCGGATCCCGCGCAGTTCCCGAAGAGTGAGTGCGACGCGGCGGCCGACTGGGTCGCCGACGCGCTGCGGGCCGAGGACTTCCAGGACGTCGCCCTGCTCGACACCCCGGACGGAACCCGCTCCGTGTACGGCTTCCTGCCCGGGCCGGCCGGCGCGCCGACCGTGCTGCTCTACGCGCACTACGACGTCCAGCCGCCGCTGGACGAGTCCGCCTGGATCTCCCCGCCGTTCGAGCTGACCGAACGCGACGGCCGCTGGTTCGGCCGGGGCGCCGCGGACTGCAAGGGCGGCTTCATCATGCACCTGCTCGCGCTGCGCGCCCTCAAGGCGAACGGGGGCGTGCCCGTCTCCGTCAAGGTGATCGCGGAGGGCTCGGAGGAGCAGGGGACGGGCGGCCTCGAACAGTACGCCGAGGCACACCCGGAACTGCTCGCCGCCGACACGATCGTCATCGGTGACACCGGGAACTTCCGCGTCGGTCTGCCCACCGTCACCTCGACGCTGCGGGGTATGACCATGCTGCGGGTGCAGTTGGACACCCTCGAAGGGAACCTGCACTCCGGCCAGTTCGGCGGTGCGGCCCCCGACGCGCTGGCCGCGATGATCCAGCTGCTGGCCTCGCTGCGCGCCGAGGACGGTACGACGACGGTCGACGGGCTGACGTCGGACGCCGAGTGGGACGGACTGCAGTACTCGGAGGGCGAGTTCCGAAAGGACGCCAAGGTGCTCGACGGCGTGGAACTGATCGGCACCGGCTCGGTCGCCGACCGGATCTGGGCGCGGCCCGCGGTGACCGTCATCGGCATCGACTGCCCGCCGGTGGTGGGTGCCACCCCGTCGCTGCAGGCGAGCGCCCGGGCCCAGGTCAGCCTGCGGGTGCCCCCGGGCCAGGACGCCGCGGAGGCGACGAAGCTGCTGACCGCCCACCTCGAGTCGCACGCCCCGTGGGGCGCGCGGGTCTCGGTCGAACTGGTCGGCCAGGGCCAGGCGTTCCGCGCCGACATCACCAGCCCGGCGTACACCTCCATGGCGGAGGCCATGCGGGTCGCCTACCCCGGCGAGGAGATGCAGTCGTCCGGCATGGGCGGCTCGATCCCGCTCTGCAACACCCTGGCGGGGCTGTACCCCGAGGCGGAGATCCTGCTGATCGGGCTGAGCGAACCCGAGGCCCAGATCCACGCGGTGAACGAGAGCGTGTCCCCTCAGGAGCTCGAGCGCCTCTCCGTCGCCGAGGCGCTGTTCCTGCACAACTACGCCGAGTCGAAGAAGGCCTGA
- a CDS encoding geranylgeranyl reductase family protein, whose amino-acid sequence MSSENADAGREPEESSSVWDVVVVGAGPAGASAAYAAAVAGRRVLLLEKAEIPRYKTCGGGIIGFSRDSLPPGFELPLRDRVHAVTFSLNGKLSRTRRSKRMLFGLINRPEFDAGLVEEAQKAGAELRTGTAVTRVEQHGPAVPDRRTVAVVLSDGETVLARAVVGADGSAGRIGAHVGVKLDQVDLGLEAEIPVPETVAEDWAGRVLIDWGPMPGSYGWVFPKGDTLTVGVISARGDGAGTKRYLEDFIGRLGLAGFEPKISSGHLTRCRSDDSPLSRGRVVVCGDAAGLLEPWTREGISFALRSGRLAGEWAVRIAEAHDAVDARRQALNYAFAIKAGLGVEMGVGRRMLKLFERRPGILHAVLTGFRPAWTAFAGVTRGTTSLAELVRSHPMAQRALSVMDRRELREQAALRERAASVSEDSEVR is encoded by the coding sequence GTGAGCAGCGAGAACGCAGACGCCGGACGTGAGCCGGAAGAGTCGTCGTCCGTATGGGACGTCGTCGTGGTCGGTGCAGGTCCGGCGGGAGCTTCCGCGGCGTATGCGGCAGCCGTCGCAGGCCGTCGGGTGCTGTTGCTGGAGAAGGCGGAGATTCCCCGCTACAAGACGTGCGGCGGCGGAATCATCGGATTCTCGCGGGATTCCCTGCCTCCGGGGTTCGAACTGCCCCTGAGGGACCGTGTGCACGCGGTCACCTTCTCGCTCAACGGGAAGCTGTCGCGTACCCGCAGGTCAAAGCGCATGCTCTTCGGGCTGATCAACCGTCCGGAGTTCGATGCCGGTCTGGTGGAGGAGGCGCAGAAGGCGGGCGCCGAGCTGCGCACCGGTACGGCGGTGACGCGGGTGGAGCAGCATGGCCCCGCGGTGCCCGACCGGCGCACGGTCGCCGTGGTGCTGTCCGACGGGGAGACGGTTCTTGCCCGGGCGGTCGTCGGTGCCGACGGCAGCGCGGGCCGCATAGGAGCGCACGTCGGGGTGAAGCTCGACCAGGTGGACCTCGGCCTCGAGGCGGAGATCCCGGTTCCGGAGACGGTCGCGGAGGACTGGGCGGGACGGGTGCTCATCGACTGGGGCCCGATGCCCGGAAGTTACGGCTGGGTCTTCCCGAAGGGCGACACGCTGACGGTCGGGGTGATTTCGGCGCGCGGCGACGGCGCCGGGACCAAGCGGTATCTGGAGGACTTCATCGGGCGGCTCGGGCTTGCCGGGTTCGAGCCGAAGATCTCCTCCGGTCACCTGACCCGCTGTCGCAGTGACGACTCGCCGCTCTCCCGCGGCAGGGTGGTGGTCTGCGGTGACGCGGCCGGGCTGCTCGAACCGTGGACCAGGGAGGGCATTTCGTTCGCCCTGCGGTCCGGACGGCTCGCCGGTGAGTGGGCGGTGCGGATCGCCGAGGCGCACGATGCGGTCGATGCCCGGCGGCAGGCCCTCAATTACGCGTTCGCGATCAAGGCGGGGCTGGGCGTCGAGATGGGCGTCGGCCGGCGCATGCTCAAGCTGTTCGAGCGGCGCCCGGGAATCCTCCACGCGGTGCTGACGGGATTCCGCCCGGCCTGGACCGCGTTCGCCGGGGTCACCCGGGGGACGACGTCGCTCGCCGAGCTGGTGCGCTCGCACCCGATGGCCCAGCGGGCGCTGTCGGTGATGGACCGCCGCGAGCTCCGGGAACAGGCGGCGCTCCGGGAGCGGGCAGCGTCGGTGTCCGAGGATTCAGAGGTTCGCTGA
- a CDS encoding nitroreductase family deazaflavin-dependent oxidoreductase — MSAHVQKPGWFTVNILNRTVAWITRRGISVWGSRVLAVRGRKSGEWRRTPVNLLTVDGQQYLVAPRGHVQWTHNMRAAGGGELHLGKKSTAFTATEVPDDEKPDLLRAYLKRWKAEVGVFFNGVGPDSSAEELRRIAPDHPVFRITVEG; from the coding sequence ATGTCCGCACATGTTCAGAAGCCCGGCTGGTTCACGGTGAACATCCTCAACCGGACGGTCGCCTGGATCACCCGGCGCGGCATCAGTGTCTGGGGATCCCGCGTTCTGGCGGTCCGTGGCCGCAAGAGCGGCGAGTGGCGCCGCACTCCGGTCAACCTCCTGACCGTGGACGGGCAGCAGTACCTCGTGGCGCCCCGCGGCCACGTCCAGTGGACGCACAACATGCGGGCAGCGGGCGGCGGCGAGCTCCACCTCGGGAAGAAGAGCACGGCCTTCACCGCCACCGAGGTCCCCGACGACGAGAAGCCCGATCTGCTGCGCGCCTATCTCAAGCGCTGGAAGGCGGAGGTCGGGGTGTTCTTCAACGGCGTCGGCCCGGACTCGTCCGCCGAGGAGCTGCGCCGCATCGCCCCCGACCACCCGGTCTTCCGGATCACGGTCGAGGGCTGA
- a CDS encoding TetR/AcrR family transcriptional regulator, which yields MSTIRGARERARVEVTAAIKDEARRQLAADGAAKLSLRAVARELGMVSSALYRYFPSRDDLLTALIVDAYGAVGEAAEAARATPGGSTGPHTARWTTVACAVREWALEHPHEYALIYGSPVPGYTAPQDTIGPASRVGLVLIGLVREAFLSDGLAVPPLAGELRPEAERMAADLAPDLPPGVVAALVPAWAQLFGLISFEVFGQFNRVVEAREPLFRRGAHDLARSVGLLDGRASAADRAGGARS from the coding sequence ATGAGCACCATCCGAGGAGCCAGGGAACGAGCTCGCGTCGAGGTCACCGCCGCCATCAAGGACGAGGCGAGGAGACAGCTTGCCGCGGACGGCGCGGCGAAGCTCTCCCTGCGCGCCGTCGCACGCGAACTGGGCATGGTCTCCTCCGCGCTCTACCGCTACTTCCCGAGCCGCGACGACCTCCTCACCGCCCTCATCGTCGACGCGTACGGCGCCGTCGGCGAGGCAGCCGAGGCGGCTCGCGCGACGCCCGGCGGCTCCACCGGACCGCACACCGCCCGCTGGACCACCGTCGCCTGTGCCGTACGGGAGTGGGCCCTTGAACATCCCCATGAGTACGCACTGATCTACGGCTCGCCCGTTCCCGGCTACACCGCCCCGCAGGACACCATCGGTCCCGCGTCGCGCGTGGGGCTCGTCCTCATCGGGCTCGTCCGCGAAGCGTTCCTCAGCGACGGTCTGGCCGTCCCGCCGCTGGCCGGTGAGCTGCGCCCCGAGGCCGAACGCATGGCTGCCGACCTCGCCCCCGACCTCCCGCCCGGCGTCGTCGCCGCGCTCGTCCCGGCGTGGGCGCAGCTCTTCGGCCTGATCTCCTTCGAGGTCTTCGGCCAGTTCAACCGGGTCGTCGAGGCGCGGGAGCCGCTGTTCCGCCGCGGCGCCCACGACCTCGCCCGCTCGGTGGGCCTCCTGGACGGTCGGGCCTCCGCCGCCGACCGGGCGGGCGGCGCGCGGTCCTGA